In the Candidatus Neomarinimicrobiota bacterium genome, one interval contains:
- a CDS encoding type II toxin-antitoxin system HicB family antitoxin, whose amino-acid sequence MNYKVKIEQTDEGYAVWCPGLPGCWSQGRTEEEALENIKDAIETYLATIEELTKDKETRLVEVAL is encoded by the coding sequence GTGAATTATAAGGTGAAAATAGAACAAACGGATGAAGGCTATGCGGTATGGTGTCCGGGATTACCCGGGTGCTGGTCCCAGGGGCGGACCGAAGAAGAGGCATTGGAAAATATCAAAGACGCCATCGAGACCTACCTGGCTACCATCGAAGAGCTTACCAAGGATAAAGAAACCCGCCTTGTCGAGGTTGCGCTTTAA
- a CDS encoding type II toxin-antitoxin system HicA family toxin yields the protein MPKLPSLSHRRAVKAFERAGFWVVREGKHISMTNGERIITIPRANPVNAITMGGIIKDAGLTVEVFKKLL from the coding sequence TTGCCAAAACTACCCAGCCTCTCGCACCGTCGCGCCGTTAAAGCATTTGAAAGAGCCGGTTTCTGGGTTGTGCGCGAGGGCAAGCACATATCCATGACCAACGGCGAGCGCATTATCACCATTCCCCGAGCAAACCCTGTCAATGCCATCACCATGGGTGGTATCATCAAAGACGCTGGGCTAACGGTGGAGGTTTTTAAGAAGCTGCTCTGA